A stretch of Dromaius novaehollandiae isolate bDroNov1 chromosome 8, bDroNov1.hap1, whole genome shotgun sequence DNA encodes these proteins:
- the PRKAB2 gene encoding 5'-AMP-activated protein kinase subunit beta-2 isoform X1, which yields MGNTTSERLSGERHGSKSHRSDGSGAPHSTKEHPHKIMVGSTDDPSVFSSHDSKIPGDKEFVSWQPDLEESVKPSQQARPTVIRWADGGKEVFISGSFNNWSAKIPLIKSHNDFVAILDLPEGEHQYKFFVDGQWVHDPSEPVVTSQMGTINNLIHVKKSDFEVFDALKVDSLESSETSGRDLSSSPPGPYGQEMYVYRPEERFKSPPILPPHLLQVILNKDTNISCDPALLPEPNHVMLNHLYALSIKDGVMVLSATHRYKKKYVTTLLYKPI from the exons ATGGGAAACACCACCAGCGAGCGACTGTCTGGGGAGCGCCATGGCTCCAAGTCCCACCGCTCGGACGGCTCTGGTGCTCCCCATTCTACCAAGGAGCACCCACACAAGATCATGGTGGGCAGCACCGACGACCCCAGTGTTTTCAGCTCCCATGACTCCAAG ATTCCTGGGGACAAGGAGTTCGTATCCTGGCAGCCAGATCTGGAGGAGTCAGTGAAACCATCGCAACAGGCTCGTCCCACTGTCATCCGCTGGGCTGATGGGGGCAAAGAGGTCTTCATCTCTGGGTCTTTCAACAACTGGAGTGCCAAGATCCCACTCATCAAAAG CCACAATGACTTTGTTGCTATCCTGGACCTCCCTGAAGGAGAGCACCAGTACAAATTTTTTGTGGATGGCCAGTGGGTCCATGATCCTTCTGAG CCTGTAGTCACCAGCCAGATGGGGACAATTAACAACCTGATTCACGTCAAGAAGTCTGACTTTGAGGTGTTCGATGCTTTGAAGGTGGATTCTCTGGAGAGCTCAGAAACCTCAGGTCGGG ACCTGTCAAGCTCACCGCCTGGACCCTATGGCCAAGAGATGTATGTCTACCGGCCTGAGGAGCGCTTCAAATCCCCACCTATCCTCCCACCTCATCTCCTCCAGGTCATCCTCAACAAAGACACCAACATCTCG TGtgacccagctctgctgcctgaacCCAACCATGTTATGCTCAACCACCTCTATGCCCTCTCTATCAAG GATGGCGTGATGGTGCTCAGCGCCACGCACCGCTACAAGAAGAAGTACGTCACCACGCTGCTGTACAAGCCCATCTGA
- the PRKAB2 gene encoding 5'-AMP-activated protein kinase subunit beta-2 isoform X2 — translation MGNTTSERLSGERHGSKSHRSDGSGAPHSTKEHPHKIMVGSTDDPSVFSSHDSKIPGDKEFVSWQPDLEESVKPSQQARPTVIRWADGGKEVFISGSFNNWSAKIPLIKSHNDFVAILDLPEGEHQYKFFVDGQWVHDPSEPVVTSQMGTINNLIHVKKSDFEVFDALKVDSLESSETSDLSSSPPGPYGQEMYVYRPEERFKSPPILPPHLLQVILNKDTNISCDPALLPEPNHVMLNHLYALSIKDGVMVLSATHRYKKKYVTTLLYKPI, via the exons ATGGGAAACACCACCAGCGAGCGACTGTCTGGGGAGCGCCATGGCTCCAAGTCCCACCGCTCGGACGGCTCTGGTGCTCCCCATTCTACCAAGGAGCACCCACACAAGATCATGGTGGGCAGCACCGACGACCCCAGTGTTTTCAGCTCCCATGACTCCAAG ATTCCTGGGGACAAGGAGTTCGTATCCTGGCAGCCAGATCTGGAGGAGTCAGTGAAACCATCGCAACAGGCTCGTCCCACTGTCATCCGCTGGGCTGATGGGGGCAAAGAGGTCTTCATCTCTGGGTCTTTCAACAACTGGAGTGCCAAGATCCCACTCATCAAAAG CCACAATGACTTTGTTGCTATCCTGGACCTCCCTGAAGGAGAGCACCAGTACAAATTTTTTGTGGATGGCCAGTGGGTCCATGATCCTTCTGAG CCTGTAGTCACCAGCCAGATGGGGACAATTAACAACCTGATTCACGTCAAGAAGTCTGACTTTGAGGTGTTCGATGCTTTGAAGGTGGATTCTCTGGAGAGCTCAGAAACCTCAG ACCTGTCAAGCTCACCGCCTGGACCCTATGGCCAAGAGATGTATGTCTACCGGCCTGAGGAGCGCTTCAAATCCCCACCTATCCTCCCACCTCATCTCCTCCAGGTCATCCTCAACAAAGACACCAACATCTCG TGtgacccagctctgctgcctgaacCCAACCATGTTATGCTCAACCACCTCTATGCCCTCTCTATCAAG GATGGCGTGATGGTGCTCAGCGCCACGCACCGCTACAAGAAGAAGTACGTCACCACGCTGCTGTACAAGCCCATCTGA
- the LOC112997428 gene encoding flavin-containing monooxygenase 5-like has product MAKRVAIIGGGSSGLCAIKACLQEGLEPVCFERTRDIGGLWRFEEHPEEGRASIYKSVIINTSKEMMCFSDFPIPDDFPNYMHNSQIMEYFRMYAQHFDLLRHIRFETSVCRVAKRPDFAVTGQWDVVTESDGEQESAVFDAVLVCTGHHTNAHLPLHSFPGIETFRGHYLHSRDYKDPQAFTDKRVVVIGIGNSGSDLAVEISQTAKQVFLSTRRGAWILNRVGNQGYPVDILLLTRMKNILSKLLTLSMLSDWSEKQLNARFDHSNYGLKPKHRILHQHPTINDDLPNRIISGRVRVKPNIREFTATAAIFEDGTKEDIDAVVFATGYSFSFPFLEDCVTVVENQISLYKFVFPAHLEKPTLAFIGLVQPLGAIMPISELQCRWATRVFKGLNKLPPRCDMEADINQKKEEMAKRYVRSQRHTIQVDYIPYMDELACQLGVKPNLLTLFLTDPRLATEVLLGPCTPYQYRLRGPGRWAGARQAILTQQQRVVKPLRTRQVDEVTSSSSVPLLAKLVGAVAVFAILFTYL; this is encoded by the exons ATGGCAAAGAGGGTCGCGATCATCGGAGGGGGGAGCAGCGGGCTGTGCGCCATCAAAGCCTGCCTGCAAGAGGGGCTGGAGCCCGTCTGCTTCGAGAGGACCAGGGACATCGGAGGCCTGTGGCGGTTTGAG GAGCACCCCGAGGAGGGCCGCGCCAGCATCTACAAGTCCGTCATCATCAACACCTCCAAGGAGATGATGTGCTTCAGCGACTTCCCCATCCCTGACGACTTCCCCAACTACATGCACAACTCCCAGATCATGGAGTACTTCCGCATGTATGCCCAGCACTTCGACCTGCTCCGACACATCCGCTTCGAG ACCAGCGTGTGCCGCGTGGCGAAGCGCCCTGACTTCGCCGTCACTGGCCAGTGGGACGTGGTCACCGAGAGCGATGGGGAGCAGGAGTCGGCAGTCTTCGACGCCGTGCTGGTGTGCACCGGGCACCACACCAATGCACATCTCCCGCTGCACAGCTTCCCAG gCATCGAGACGTTCAGGGGCCACTACCTTCACAGCCGAGACTACAAGGACCCCCAGGCTTTCACAGACAAGAGGGTCGTTGTCATCGGGATCGGGAATTCAGGGTCGGACCTGGCTGTGGAGATCAGCCAAACAGCCAAGCAG GTCTTCCTCAGCACCCGCCGGGGTGCGTGGATCCTCAACCGCGTTGGAAACCAGGGATACCCTGTGGACATCCTCCTCCTCACCCGTATGAAGAACATCCTCTCAAAGCTGCTGACCTTGTCCATGCTGAGCGACTggtcagagaagcagctgaaTGCAAGATTCGACCACTCAAACTACGGCCTGAAGCCAAAGCACAG GATCCTCCACCAGCACCCAACCATCAACGATGACCTGCCCAACCGCATCATTTCGGGCAGGGTGAGGGTCAAGCCGAACATCCGGGAGTTCACGGCAACCGCTGCCATCTTTGAGGACGGCACCAAGGAAGATATTGACGCCGTGGTCTTTGCCACAGGATAcagcttctccttccccttcctcgaGGACTGTGTCACAGTGGTGGAGAACCAGATCTCCCTGTACAAGTTTGTGTTCCCCGCCCACCTGGAGAAGCCAACGCTGGCTTTCATCGGCCTTGTCCAGCCCCTGGGCGCCATCATGCCCATCTCCGAGCTCCAGTGCCGCTGGGCCACCCGTGTCTTCAAGG gACTGAACAAACTGCCTCCGAGGTGCGACATGGAGGCTGACATCAAccagaagaaagaagagatggCCAAGCG GTACGTGCGGAGCCAGCGGCACACCATCCAGGTGGATTACATCCCCTACATGGACGAGCTCGCCTGCCAGCTGGGCGTCAAGCCCAACCTGCTCACCCTCTTCCTCACCGACCCCCGGCTGGCGACGGAGGTGCTGTTGGGCCCCTGCACCCCCTACCAGTACCGCCTGCGGGGCCCGGGGAGGTGGGCAGGCGCCCGGCAGGCCATCCTGACCCAGCAGCAGCGCGTTGTCAAGCCCCTGAGGACAAGGCAGGTGGACGAAGTCACCTCGTCCTCCTCGGTGCCGCTCTTGGCCAAGCTGGTCGGGGCTGTGGCTGTCTTCGCCATCCTTTTCACTTACCTGTAG
- the LOC135329010 gene encoding flavin-containing monooxygenase 5-like translates to MATHRVAIIGAGASGLCAVKCCLDEGLAPTCFERSRDIGGLWRFEEYPEEGRASIYKSVIINTSKEMMCFSDFPIPDDFPNYMHNSQIMEYFRMYAQHFDLLRHIRFETSVCRVAKRPDFAVTGQWDVVTESDGEQESAVFDAVLVCTGHHTDAHLPLHSFPGLERFEGWYLHSREYKTPQAFSEKRVVVIGIGNSGTDIAVELGPTAKQVFLSTRRGAWVLHRLAESGYPFDFTYITRHIQLLHSLIPLSIRRFTLERKLNARFDHALYGLQPRHGILHQHPTINDDLPNRIISGRVRVKPNVREFTATAAIFEDGTKEDIDAVVFATGYSFSFPFLEDCVTVVENQISLYKFVFPAHLEKPTLAFIGLVQPLGAIMPISELQCRWATRVFKGLNKLPPRCDMEADINQKKEEMAKRYVRSQRHTIQVDYIPYMDELACQLGVKPNLLTLFLTDPRLATEVLLGPCTPYQYRLRGPGRWAGARQAILTQWERVVKPLHARAGDAPPRTTSVPHIFKVFLSIGLIVATLVYVSLSP, encoded by the exons ATGGCCACCCACAGAGTAGCGATCATCGGGGCCGGCGCCTCTGGCCTGTGCGCTGTGAAATGCTGCCTGGACGAGGGGCTGGCACCCACCTGCTTTGAGAGGAGCAGGGACATCGGCGGGCTCTGGCGATTCGAG GAGTACCCCGAGGAGGGCCGCGCCAGCATCTACAAGTCCGTCATCATCAACACCTCCAAGGAGATGATGTGCTTCAGCGACTTCCCCATCCCTGACGACTTCCCCAACTACATGCACAACTCCCAGATCATGGAGTACTTCCGCATGTATGCCCAGCACTTCGACCTGCTCCGACACATCCGCTTCGAG ACCAGCGTGTGCCGCGTGGCGAAGCGCCCCGACTTCGCCGTCACCGGCCAGTGGGACGTGGTCACCGAGAGCGATGGGGAGCAGGAGTCGGCCGTCTTCGACGCCGTGCTGGTGTGCACCGGGCACCACACTGATGCGCACCTCCCGCTGCACAGCTTCCCGG GGCTGGAAAGGTTTGAGGGCTGGTACCTGCACAGCCGGGAGTACAAGACCCCGCAGGCCTTCTCAGAGAAGCGAGTTGTGGTGATCGGCATTGGGAATTCAGGCACCGACATTGCCGTGGAGCTGGGCCCCACGGCGAAGCAG GTCTTCCTCAGCACCAGGCGCGGGGCCTGGGTGCTGCACCGCCTTGCCGAAAGCGGCTACCCCTTTGACTTCACCTACATTACCCGCCACATCCAGCTCCTCCACAGCCTCATTCCCCTCTCCATCAGGCGGTTCACCCTGGAGAGGAAGCTGAATGCTCGGTTCGACCATGCGCTCTACGGCCTGCAGCCCCGGCACGG GATCCTCCACCAGCACCCAACCATCAACGATGACCTGCCCAACCGCATCATTTCGGGCAGGGTGAGGGTCAAGCCGAACGTCCGGGAGTTCACGGCAACCGCTGCCATCTTTGAGGACGGCACCAAGGAAGATATTGACGCCGTGGTCTTTGCCACAGGATAcagcttctccttccccttcctcgaGGACTGTGTCACAGTGGTGGAGAACCAGATCTCCCTGTACAAGTTTGTGTTCCCCGCCCACCTGGAGAAGCCAACGCTGGCTTTCATCGGCCTTGTCCAGCCCCTGGGCGCCATCATGCCCATCTCCGAGCTCCAGTGCCGCTGGGCCACCCGTGTCTTCAAGG gACTGAACAAACTGCCTCCGAGGTGCGACATGGAGGCTGACATCAAccagaagaaagaagagatggCCAAGCG GTACGTGCGGAGCCAGCGGCACACCATCCAGGTGGATTACATCCCCTACATGGACGAGCTCGCCTGCCAGCTGGGCGTCAAGCCCAACCTGCTCACCCTCTTCCTCACCGACCCCCGGCTGGCGACGGAGGTGCTGTTGGGCCCCTGCACCCCCTACCAGTACCGCCTGCGGGGCCCGGGGAGGTGGGCGGGCGCCCGGCAGGCCATCCTGACCCAGTGGGAGCGCGTCGTCAAGCCACTGCACGCGCGGGCCGGGGACGCGCCTCCCCGCACCACCTCGGTGCCCCACATCTTCAAGGTCTTCCTCAGCATCGGCCTGATTGTGGCCACCCTCGTCTACGTCTCGCTTTCTCCTTGA
- the PLPP6 gene encoding polyisoprenoid diphosphate/phosphate phosphohydrolase PLPP6, translating into MPSPRSSRERRGGRPEFLSLVSQRGGGAPESPCRRREAGGATALPEEDCMRLNPSFAGIALRSLLAVDLWASKRLGVCAAEGSAWGGARPLMKVVEVSGHGLPWLLGTAYGLCQSDSAATREVLLNLLFALLLDLVLVAVVKGLVKRRRPTHNKMDMFVTISVDKYSFPSGHATRAALVCRFVLHHLVLAVPLRVLVVLWALIVGISRVMLGRHNVTDVLFGLFLGYALYSVVEYCWLSPLSAPALFALWSS; encoded by the exons atgccgaGCCCGCGCAGCAGCcgcgagcggcgcggcggccggcccgAGTTCCTGTCGCTGGTGagccagcgcggcggcggcgccccggagAGCCCGTGCCgccggcgggaggcgggcggcgcgaCGGCGCTGCCCGAGGAGGACTGCATGCGGCTGAACCCCTCCTTCGCGGGCATCGCCCTCCGCTCGCTGCTCGCCGTCGACCTCTGGGCCTCCAAGCGCCTGGGCGTGTGCGCGGCGGAGGGCTCGGCCTGGGGCGGCGCCCGGCCGCTCATGAAGGTCGTCGAGGTGTCCGGGCACGGcctcccctggctgctgggcaCCGCCTACGGGCTCTGCCAGAGCGACAGCGCGGCCACCCGCGAGGTGCTGCTCAACCTCCTCTTCG CATTGCTGCTGGATTTAGTGCTGGTGGCGGTGGTGAAAGGGCTCGTGAAGCGGCGGCGGCCCACCCACAACAAGATGGACATGTTCGTCACCATCTCCGTGGACAAGTACTCCTTCCCATCGGGCCATGCCACCAGAGCCGCCTTGGTCTGCCGTTTCGTTCTGCACCACCTGGTGCTCGCCGTCCCGCTGCGGGTCCTCGTGGTGCTCTGGGCCCTCATTGTCGGCATTTCGAGGGTCATGCTGGGCAGGCACAACGTGACAGATGTGCTCTTCGGCTTGTTCTTGGGCTACGCGCTGTACAGCGTGGTGGAGTACTGCTGGCTGTCACCGCTCAGCGCGCCTGCTCTGTTTGCGCTCTGGAGCAGCTGA